Genomic window (Magnolia sinica isolate HGM2019 chromosome 6, MsV1, whole genome shotgun sequence):
ATAGCCATCATGCCCTAGACAATTGCCTCACCATGAAGCTTGGCTTCCAGTCAGGTAATGAACAGATGATCGTTTGGCCAAATTTGAATATTTATGTACATACATTATCACGAACTGATCACATTTGTTATATAAACTCAAATATTGAAAAATctcaatatatataataaaaaatatatatacacgtGTTAATAACAATCTAATGAGCTACTGTAGACACCCAACCGAGAATGAGGAAAACTATTCTTGGAACTTCAGAGGGACTTCAATAAAACCATCTTTGATCGACTCAGAAACTACTTAAGCTGGTAGAAGGGCAAAAGTTCTTGGCATGTCCCAGAAATAGCTCATGGATCCAACTGGTAGATTTGAAACCTAACATATCATATCTTGGCCAATTATCTAGACAACCTAGAACCTGGAATTGTACCTCACCTGgataaagtttttttttcttttgcgaCTCAAGAAGCATTGAAAATCCGAGCGGTCATGTCATAAAGATCCTTACCACGTCCCAAAAATAACCAACGAACCTAATCGATAGATCCTGAATTCAACAGATCAGATCTTAGCTGAACCACCAAACCTATAAGAACTATGTATATTTGTGGAACGTGAGGAACCTGCCTTAGAAAAGGACAAACCAAATTTTAGGCCAGCAACCAACTGACAGTTCACCTAGCTTGCTTTTGATTGTCAAAGTTGTTCCAGGTAGCATCACCATTGATCAGCCACTAACCAACGGTGGACAACTATATCTACCACACAACAACTGCCATTTTGGGGATAACAAGGGTTCCCAAGGTCCAAAGGTTTGGGTACGGACCTAATCTAATTAGGACGGTGAGTGTTTGGTATGACTCCTGCCTAATGAATGGACCTGATGTTTTTCCAAACATGATATCGAAATAATTTcatatataaaaaagaataagATAAAATAGGCAGTGACAAAACgctttcaaataaaattaaagtttttgaaaataagtttttaaactttgtttttcataaaaatatactttttttttcaACAGTGGCAACACTCTTCAGGCTCTTAGATTTTCTGCGTTAGAAAGCAAACAATTTCACTGTTCAAGGTGGGTCACCACTTACCAAGTAAATCAACAGTTATACTTTTTTCCACTTATTCATTTGTTTTTATAGCTGTTGCCTACTCGAGGTGTGagatggcctgatttttatgccaaAAGATCTAAACAGTTTAGATCACCTGTTAGAAATCCGGCGCTTGTCAGCCTATACTTCCACACGCATGATTACCAAACCTCGATACAAACGTGTGTTCATCCATGCGCACACGTATGGATAAAGGTGGGTTTGATGACTTACACATACCTCatactaaaaacattccttttcCATGGTTGCATGTCAGGGCTCAAAATTTGGAAACTGAGTGTGCATCCCAATCCTGAGTTCTGCATCACGActtgtacactaagtgtactCAAACTGGTAAAAAAGCAAGCTATTCAGAGGCAATAATCACGTATTCATGCTGTAATCTCTAagttccatccatccatccatctatcattCACACACATTAAAACAAACCAACTTTCATACATTCCTAATTATCAGAACCATTTAAGGACTCACCCATTTGGGGTTATTATACAAATGTAAATATCAATCCCCAAAACTATAAATTTCATGTTCACTAAACCAAACTAACGAAATCTCAATGAACAACATGTCTCCAAGTGATGGAATAAATAAAACGAATAACCATCCCAAAAATGTAAACAAACGTTATATCCCTAAAAATCAACGAATTAAAATAGAAATCGCTCCAATAACTTAAACAGTCTAAtcctaaataaataaaatgaatgaaactaAAATCAGTCTAATGCGACAAGCTCTTCTTTGGTCAAATAGGGTCACGTATCCCGTGGATCGTTTGCCTGTTCAGCTACATATTCCTGCTCTTGTGCCAACGGTTCGCCTTATGTTACATCTGCTTATTTTTCATCAATAAAGCGTAAGCTGGTCGGGCCTAGTAAAGGTTTCCATCTTGATTCGTCCACATAAAATTAAGATAGTAAAACAGACACAGAGTGCATTTAATTTTCCTTAGTCTTGTTTATTATATGAGATGTAAGAGTGCATCATATGAGATAATCGTCCATATGCTTAGGTTTAAAATATTGTCAACCTACATCCGTCACTTAAGCAGGCTTTCACCATTCGGTAGGCATAGGCATGGCTCACATTTGGAAGCAAGGCACTAGGATAAACTTTCCATCCCGGGAGGTTCCCCAAGATAAATTATGCATGTGCTGAACAGGCACAATGCATTTATTGTGATGGATGATGATTAGGTTTCACCATTTGTTAATGGTTTACAGTTACAATGCATTTCCCAGCATATACAAGTATGAAAATTAGAGTACAAATACCATAATAAATCAAACATTTATACATGTAAACAACGGTTGGTAGATAATAACTAATTCTAACTCCAATCAAATCAAACAAGCATCGCGATAGAACATTAACCAAATACAACATGTAACATGCAACTTATCTTGATcctaatgaagaggaaaacaagtTGGGATCACTTACCTCGAAATTGGGTGAGGTTGATTTTGTGAAAATAATTGAACTAGATTTAACAATATCTAAGAATTCCCTAGATGCATCATACAAACAACAATTACTTTTCAAATTTATGTGAACTCAAATGATGAGGCCTACCTTTGATTGATCAAGATCATGATCAATTTTCCAGATTTGGTTCACAATATGATCCAATATGATTCTTTCAAATCCAACCCTTAACAAAGGGTTTGAAACCAATACTATCTAATGTGGAACCCACTTGATAAATCAAATGGGTATTTATCTTATCAAAGTGCTTTGAAACCCTATATTGACTAGCCCATCAAGTATAATCAATTATTCACTACTAATTTAAATAATCTATTAAATCAGATTCTCGCTAATCATAATAATTATCCATTTCAACCTCTATTGGTTGGACTGACTGATTGTCGGTCAGATCGACTAAGCATCGATTGTCATTTCAGCCCCTTTTACCCTCTATTGGTTGGACCGACTATGACTATCGGTCGATCTAAAACGAACTGACATGCTTCCGGTTGGAACGACAGAGTGTATGCTTTGTCAAATTCTTATTTAATTCGTTCTGTCAGACGGACCGACGATGCCGCAGGTCAAACCGACAGACTTTGGACTCGACTTTGATTTTGACGAACCAAAccaaaaattggggatttttcttgATCCCAATTTAGGGTCCATTTTAGGCACATAAGTCAGATCGAAACCGATCATTGGCCAgtcaacagatatttaaaaaaaggCTAAACAATTAGTTTGATTCGAATCTCCTGTGTCTTACATAATTTATCAATTATACATGATTTGTTTCTAAGCTAATCCGGACCTACCATTGGTAAAGTTTATCAATTATACATGATTTGTTTCTAAGCTAATCCGGACCTACCATTGGTAAACTAGAAAAAAAGGAATTATTTACGCAACATGCATTAATCATTCAACCTAACCTAGGTTAGGAGAGTCTTTACTAGTTGGCTAACATGCTTGTTTTGTTTCTTAAGGACAAAACTAAATATTTAACAAGTTTTATTAATTAGATAGTTGAAATAAGTGTGACCTGCCTAAATACGAAATTTGTAGTTGTTACAGTGCATGTCCTCTTCATAGCTCTCCACTGTGAGGCCCACATGGTGATTAGATCAACTTGATTTTAGGTCTCACTTAATATGATTGGGTGCacttgtgatgcaggacatgaatattaaatatgatattcgagattttaggcttaagatcacgttagttcagaaacaattacacaaattccatatcccacatgaaagtccaaacattcaattaaggggaatctatgcgggtccaggcctacacatgataggattggatcaataaaaattatgtaccaaacgatacttaaagataagaaataatcatccacacatgcatagtaatcagtccctaatccaagggattcaaaaattccaatttgggaaaccctagggtaagaaaaggggcataaaattagatatttgagtaatttagggttaggtttagggattttggttgaaagcggagtgaaagagaggagagagacgaatcaGAGAAGTACTGcccgtgtggacaacaacaatgccCAAACGCACGTGCTTGTGATCTcagccgcacgtgtgtggagcccactattcagaaaaaggccaccttggccctattCGGCcagagatggactccaaaacctcaaaatctcagctcgatccgatgtacagttTGTACATGGGGCTCCttcgaagttttagccctcctgtagggccaaattctgaaattctgctgtggggaggagaattgctgcaatagatgattgattcgaagtgtagatgatggggtgagatgagaagaagggatggtagaagatgggtagtagagatgacgatggatgggggtgaatcgggatagatgtggcttcacactatggtagttaacccttcgatgaagggagggcttcgcacccaattaggcttcacaacttagagagtaggaaaacgcagaatttttattaatcttcaatcaattaaaaaagctacaagggatgcctatttgtAAGAAAACCCTACatcccaaaaactcgcaccatgtgcgcaacctattacttggcgatgaagtaaactaaaataaaaatcaaacagagaaatctaaagtgttcatgatgttctaaataataacaataagcaaaacctaaaatatgaaatcaatccgacgagtgggccacgatcatgagatcccagatggacttttcttgactatcgggcccactttttttgaaccaaaacttgtcttctagctaggaggccctccctggacgtcgtcatcaagccagatcgatggtgggggcCTCCTTCTGCGATGTACAtgtgtaggggtggtggtgtgaatgcgggtgatgtccccatcaacttgaTGCACAGGTTGGATCGTAAACACACATCACATGAGACCCATTTCCACTTAATACTACCATCTTAACATttcccatgcatgcatacatacagaTACACACAGAGATGTTCACATAGCATAAACTTTCTATAATGAATAATTCAATAATATGCAAAATTGATAAGTATGGAAGATATGAAACCCCATATAAGTAAAATAGGTCCACATTTCATCTTATGTGGTTGAACTCATGTAGGGTAGAGCATAATTTATTTAAtcaagataaaataaaaataaaaaataaaatcagttaGATTGCGGGgaattggagtttttttttttcttttcattgtgataACTGTGATAACTCACCTAGTTAAGGTGGGATATTTCAATGGTATTAGTGTCAAATGATAGGATATCGTATGTGTACGGTACAACTATACATAGATATGAAGGTAAACCTTTGCTTAGTTGTTGTATAATCTTGTTTAATTGCATGTATTTTGCGTATACACATTTATTGCGTCTATATTTGAAGGTATTCTAAATGGAATTGATATCCTACTTTCCACGAATTGGGGCATCAaattttcatggtatcagagccttaaTCCACCACCTTCAAACTATACTGTTCATAAGCTTGTAATCCAGCTTTGAAATCTGCCTTTCCAACTTGATTGGAGCTCATCTCCAAACCCATTACTACTTACTCTAGTTAAacccatcatcattatcatctttaGAGTTTTTAAATGTGATGTTGATCTTATTTCAATAACGGAACTCCATCATCGCCATTGATTTTGTCATCTTCACTGCAAGCAACATGCAATCTCCAGTGGATCTTGACAGCAACTCCACCATTACAGCCTATACCCAACATCACCTATTGACAGTAGTTCTGCTCTGGCTGTTTCATCGTCTCTCTGATCTGATCTGACATCCAGTTATCATTGGACTGTCAAATCCGAATCCTGACGTACGGTGTGTCAAAACAAATATGTATGGGAAGCAGTCCCTAATTGCTATCTGCAAACCTGTTTGGCACACCTATCATTGCAGACTGAATATCTGGTCCACAGCATCTTGATCCAATTAGTTATCCATGGATTGAATTTTCTATTTATTGATCTAATTTTACCTTTTGCTGTTCTGTCCACAAATTAGATTCCTATATCATCTCTGATTCATCTACATTGGTCTTCACCATTGATGAAACTGCCATTTTACTAAATCTTATATCATGCCAGATCTATTATAGTTGTAACCTCTAGCCCTACTTGTGACCTTGTCACGATGCCTACCTGTCAAAGCCATTACCATCCATCTGCTTGCATTTGAATCTTCCTTCGTCTCTGATCTTTGGAATCATCTTTCCTGCTACTAAAGACTGCCACtgaaatttgttaattttttttttagcctTCCAAGCTCAAGCTACACCTTCTTAGAGCACCTTGAGTCTAAGGGGATGTTAAGGGATTGAATATAGTATGTGTATAGTAACAATTGTGCATACGTAGATGGGAAAATAGATCTTTGCTTATGGTGTGTAATCTTGCTTAGTTGTGTATATATTTTGCAGTAATTTCAATTGAATTAATATGCAAGTTTTCATAGTTACTGCTCACAATTTCATTGAGTTCATGTATATAAGTTCcatctcagttttgggataaAATTGGAAGTGGAAGTTTGTTGTTATCTCTACTATCTATATTGAGAATTGTTGTCAGCAAAAAAATACCGACAGGTGAGAAGAGTTTTTAAACAATTAAATGGTcaactagggcctgtttgggtgccacttcaAAATGAGTAcatcttattttagtttattGTAGTTTTGCATTAGAGATCATGGCCGTTGGTTTTTTAATCCTTACCAGAAAGAAATATGATCCGTAATGCATAATTGTTGTTGACTAAAATGAGATtggactcatttttaagtggcacccaaacaggcccttaggtaaTTTCAGGTGAGGCTGCCTCATACCAAAAGAAAAGTTTTGCTAAAGTATCTGATCCTCGTCCCCACGTCATTACTAGGTATTTTATATGGGACCATAGCTATTGGATTTGGGGTCATGTTCAACCATCTAAACCTTGATCTGATGGGATAAACGGCGAGTATGGTTGCCTCATAAAGTCTTCGAGATTTCAAGATGCTAACTTTTTGTTAAATTTCCCACAAAATAACAGTTGAGGCGGTGGTTCGTTTTCAAAGGAAAAGAATTAAAATGATCAAGGGATTGAAATATTCCAATCTAAGGGCTTGAATCAGCactacattaaaatgatcttattTTAAATCTGCATGAGTTGGTGAGAAAATAACTCAGCTGCTTTACTCTTAAATGGGTTAGCTAGAGACACAACCAGCCACAAAGAGGCCCATCGTATAAACAACTTGGATCTTTCAAACATGGACCAGGTCTAATGGCTTAGTCCCGACATATCCAATACCAATCCATTGAGATATATTCTAGCATATCTCCCAAAAGAAATGCACTTTTTTCCAACCACCTCTCGCTGCTCCACTACTTGCAAAACACTTCCTCGCCGTTTGGTGAACAGATGCCAATTTTACATACTAATACAGATGGACACACACATTGGAAGGAAATGGTGTGGAGCAAGGAACGTTGATGAATGGCGGATTTCTTCCACGTTTTTAAACATGGGACCTAAGAGAATCTACATTATTTTTTAGATTATCATCACCATCATTTTAGCCTCCTCCCAACATTCATTCCTGTAATTCACAGGAAGATATGATTTCTCCCTCTTACATTAGTCTATTCCTCTAGTTGATCATAGCCCACCTATGTGATAGATTATTAATTAGTGCTTAATTGTGATAAACTTGGTCTATTAAATTATGAATATGagagttttatgctctcattgccCATCTCGAGCCCGGATGGAGGGTTGAGTTGGGTTTGCTAGCTAGCATCAAACTTACCTCATAACTctcatcatgaatccaaacaatatggcattccaaactcatgctagggcatGTTAAGACCCTGCTAGAGTGGAttggtggaataggattcatgtagcctaaTCTAATCAATTAGGATAAGGAGATGATGACGATGGCGGCAACGATGGCATTAATCTATTTCTATGGTTATTAGACAAAACTCCCACAGCTGCGATGTAATAGTAAATTACAtaggttgattttaaaaaaaaaaaaacgaatgtGAAACTGTTGTGAATTGAAACTACAtatggtatgttttttttttattacgaGCTCATTAAGACTGGAACCATGTTATTCGAAATGAACAATATGCACTTTTCCATTTGCAGATCAACGAGTTTGAAGGTGGGGGGATAGCTATCGGCCTAAGCTGCACCCACATTCTTTCTgaccccacatgtgctacactTCTTGTCAAGGCATGGAGTGATGTGCATCGAGGCTCCACCATCGCCTACCCTCCCTTCTTCCACCCACCAGGACTACGAGGCCGAGACGCTCCCAACACTGACACAAAATCTGCCAAGTTTTATGCATCCAAGTCAAAAGCAAAACCTCCAGCCCCAGTGAAAATGTCGACTGCAACGTTCAGGTTCTCAGATGCAATGGTCAAGAAACACCTCTCAGAGATCCATGCCGAGTGTCCCGATGCCACCCCATTCGACATGCTCGCTGCATTGTTCTGGTCACGTGTAATGCATGCGAAGTCACCTATGCACGTCGAAACTCACTCCCTCTCAATATGCATCGACTTCAGGAAGCTTATGCATGCTCCGCTTCCGCATGGCTACTTTGGCAATGCATTGCATTTTTCAGGTGTTTCCTCCACTGCGGCAGAGATGGAGGAAGGTGGACTAGGATTCGTCGCAGGGCTCATACACCGCCATGTGTCGGGCCTCGAGGAAGAAGAGTACTGGTCTGCCATCAATTGGGTGGAGTCTCAAAAGGACGAGGGTGGCAGGTTTGCACCACCCTTTACGATGTATGGGCCGGAGCTAACTTGTGCCAACATGGAGCATGTGTTTGCTTACAGTGCCATGTTTGCGAAGGATGTGAAACCGGTGCATGTGGCGTACCATGTGGGGAACGTGGAGGGAGATGGGCTGATTTTGGTGCTACCGTCGCCGGAAGAGGGGCTTGGACGGACGGTGACGGTGACATTGCCTGTGGAGCAGACGGCGAAGTTATTGAACGATGAGGCTATCTTGTGCCTGAAACCAGCCGTGCTTTTTAGCGGGAAAGCATAAACTGCTTGAATTAACTCAGCATTGAACAAGTCTATTTAAACAAGATTTCTCCTGGAATATAATGAATAGATGGTGAAAAAGTTGGAatttctcctctcctctctcttttcttttctcttcttcttcttcttcttcttcttctcttaaaATTCTCTCTATTTTGGCTGGCTTTCATTTGTTCTGTTTGCAGGTGACCAAAATTAATTATATCAATTTGTTATGGCTGCTTATGGTTGAAAATAATTGTGttatatgttctctctctctctctctctactactactactactactactactactactttttattttattttgtgaggTTTCACCAAATTTGGGCTGTTTGATGGATGATATAGTGAGTTGAAAAGACTTAAGTGGAAACCTCTTACGGTTGCCTCTATTAGGCACGCAGACCGGCAGATATATGAAGGACCGGACCTGATTTTAGTGGGTCAGGTCCAATCTTTTTAGCATAGGTTAAGAAATGTGGTTAGCTGGGTGTGGTTCCATCAACTTAGACCTGGTTAGAATTTTGTTGGGTTTGGGTTAGGCCGAATTAGTTTTAACAATAATAATAGcatactatattatattatagtgAATCAATGAGGTTTTTAAGCCA
Coding sequences:
- the LOC131248890 gene encoding hydroxycinnamoyltransferase-like, with the protein product MSDANNTRVAVRALMTAVSTTPVRPGKTHPLSAMDHLMGVHHLRMVYYYRSDASVEMEKLKESLSDMLSHYPVLTGRLRRAEGGNWEVKCSDAGVRFLEATVDATLDEWLRSAHASEEKDLTHWEKMPEDPYIWSPFHIKINEFEGGGIAIGLSCTHILSDPTCATLLVKAWSDVHRGSTIAYPPFFHPPGLRGRDAPNTDTKSAKFYASKSKAKPPAPVKMSTATFRFSDAMVKKHLSEIHAECPDATPFDMLAALFWSRVMHAKSPMHVETHSLSICIDFRKLMHAPLPHGYFGNALHFSGVSSTAAEMEEGGLGFVAGLIHRHVSGLEEEEYWSAINWVESQKDEGGRFAPPFTMYGPELTCANMEHVFAYSAMFAKDVKPVHVAYHVGNVEGDGLILVLPSPEEGLGRTVTVTLPVEQTAKLLNDEAILCLKPAVLFSGKA